The following proteins come from a genomic window of Nitrospira sp.:
- a CDS encoding Excinuclease ABC subunit C, with product MTELLQSKLAHLPGSPGVYLFKNEQGEIIYIGKAAVLADRVRSYFQKGADHNPKTGLLVTHITDVETMVTRSELEALILESNLVKRHKPRFNIVLRDDKQYPYLRLPVKDDFPRLSIVRRVQKDGALYYGPYTPANALRETLKVIKHVFPLATCTIDIDGTADRACIEFEIKRCMAPCTGHQSKEEYYQIVKQARQFLEGRDRELLDDLRARMEAAAEREEFEEAARLRDRLFKIERMLEKQRITQTSATDQDVIGLARQGSAVDLQILFVRGGLLIGRKDFFWPQSAEVSDEELVHSAIEQFYNKDGQPPREVLVPTDLEDAALIQQWLSDKRGESVRVRSPERGVKHQLVLLAEENAAAAAADHLRDEELDRQAGEELKRWLRLERAPRRIEGFDISNTMGNQSVASMVIWEDGQMKKADYRRFKIQTVTGANDFASMKEVVRRRYGGEENLALPDLILIDGGLGQLAAALEGLKEVGRQGLPILGLAKARGDKEERIFLAGRKNPIVLRPQSPSTHLLQRIRDEAHRFAITFHRKLRGKSLVGSRLDQVIGIGEIRRNRLLERFGSLDKLASASDEALREAGLNAKTVSDLRRALAE from the coding sequence ATGACTGAACTCCTCCAATCCAAACTCGCCCATCTGCCCGGTAGCCCCGGCGTCTATCTGTTCAAGAACGAGCAGGGAGAAATCATTTACATCGGAAAAGCCGCGGTGCTCGCCGATCGCGTCCGATCCTATTTCCAGAAAGGTGCGGACCATAATCCCAAGACCGGTCTTCTCGTCACCCACATCACGGACGTAGAAACGATGGTGACTCGATCCGAGCTCGAAGCGCTGATTCTTGAGAGCAATCTGGTCAAGCGCCACAAGCCCCGCTTCAACATCGTATTGCGGGACGACAAGCAGTATCCTTACCTGCGGTTGCCCGTCAAAGACGATTTTCCCCGGCTGTCGATCGTGCGCCGCGTACAAAAAGACGGAGCCCTCTACTACGGCCCTTATACACCGGCGAACGCGCTTCGGGAAACGTTGAAAGTCATCAAACACGTCTTTCCCCTTGCCACGTGCACGATCGATATCGACGGGACGGCCGACCGCGCCTGCATCGAATTTGAGATCAAGCGATGCATGGCGCCCTGCACCGGCCATCAGTCGAAAGAAGAGTACTATCAGATCGTCAAACAAGCCCGCCAATTTCTGGAAGGCCGGGATCGCGAGTTGTTGGACGATCTCCGTGCCCGCATGGAAGCGGCGGCGGAGCGGGAAGAGTTCGAGGAAGCGGCCCGACTGCGGGACCGTCTCTTCAAGATCGAACGGATGCTGGAAAAGCAACGGATCACGCAGACCTCGGCAACCGACCAGGACGTGATCGGCTTAGCCAGACAAGGTTCGGCGGTAGATCTCCAGATTCTGTTCGTGCGCGGAGGCTTACTCATCGGACGGAAAGATTTCTTCTGGCCTCAGTCTGCCGAGGTATCCGATGAGGAGCTGGTGCATTCCGCCATCGAGCAGTTCTACAACAAGGACGGCCAGCCGCCGAGGGAAGTCTTGGTCCCCACCGACCTCGAGGACGCCGCACTGATTCAACAATGGCTATCCGATAAGCGAGGGGAATCGGTTCGTGTGCGTTCGCCTGAACGAGGCGTCAAGCATCAGCTCGTTCTCTTAGCCGAAGAAAATGCGGCTGCGGCTGCCGCCGATCACTTGCGCGATGAGGAACTGGACCGGCAAGCCGGTGAGGAACTGAAACGGTGGTTGCGACTGGAACGTGCTCCGCGTCGGATTGAAGGGTTCGACATCTCCAATACGATGGGCAATCAATCAGTCGCTTCGATGGTCATCTGGGAAGACGGACAGATGAAGAAGGCGGACTATCGGCGATTCAAGATCCAAACTGTCACGGGGGCCAATGACTTTGCCAGCATGAAAGAGGTGGTCAGGCGTCGCTATGGGGGGGAGGAGAACCTGGCTCTGCCGGATTTGATCCTCATCGACGGCGGGTTAGGCCAATTGGCCGCCGCACTGGAAGGACTCAAAGAGGTCGGACGACAGGGTCTGCCGATCCTTGGGCTGGCCAAGGCCCGAGGCGACAAAGAGGAGCGGATATTCCTGGCGGGGAGAAAAAACCCGATCGTGCTTAGACCGCAATCTCCTTCCACCCATCTGCTGCAACGCATTCGCGATGAAGCTCATCGCTTTGCGATCACGTTCCATCGAAAGCTGCGCGGCAAATCTCTGGTCGGCTCCAGATTGGATCAAGTCATCGGAATCGGTGAGATTCGGCGCAATCGGCTCCTCGAAAGATTCGGCAGTCTCGACAAACTGGCGTCGGCCAGCGACGAAGCCCTCCGGGAAGCCGGGCTCAATGCGAAGACCGTCTCGGATCTCCGTAGGGCGCTTGCCGAGTAG